CTTAAATCCCCATTCCCTTTCAATAGGAATTTCTTTGGCATCCGCAGTTTCTGCAAGAAATGCTTCCATTTGTAACCCATTTTCTTGCGGCATCACCGAGCAAGTCGAGTAGAGCAATCGTCCGCCCGGTTTTAAGGTCTGCCAGAGTGCACGTAAGATATCGGACTGAGTCTCTACCAACGCTTCGATGTCTTCCATGGTGCGGTGCCACTTGATGTCCGGATGACGGCGAATAATACCGGTGGCAGAGCAAGGCGCATCCAGTAGAATTTTATCGAATCGCGTGCCGTTCCACCAGTCATCGGGCTGAGAGGCATCGCCAACATCAACCTCAGCATCCAGCTGCAACCGGTGCAGGTTTTCCGATAGTCGTTCAATACGCTCCGGCTCTTTTTCCAAGGCCAGTAAATCCAGTTGATTGTTCGCCAGTTCAAGCAGGTGGGTGGTTTTGCCGCCGGGCGCAGCGCAGGCATCCAGCACGCGTTCGTTCGGTTGAGGGTTAAGGATGTAAGCCGCCTGTTGGGCCGCGATGTCCTGCACGCTGAATCCGCCGTCGTCATAAGTTGGCAGTTGTGTGATATCCAATGCCTGTTCCAACACCAGTGCGGCTGGTGAGTATGGGTGCGTTTGGCAGGCAACGCCTTCGGCTTCCAGCGCCGCTTTAAAGGTTTCCAATGGTTGGAAATGAGTGTTCACTCTCAAGCTCAAGGGAGCAGGTTCATTATTGGCGGTCAGGATAGCTTGCCAATCATCCGGGTAAGCCTTGCGCATTGCTTTGGTGAACCATTGCGGATGACTGAATTTATAAGCTGGTTTCAAATCGACTTCGGCTTGAATGGTCTCTGCATCGCGTAGAAAATTTCGCAAAACACCATTGACCAAAGCCTTTGCCCAAGGTTTTTTCAACTTTTGTGTGAGGGTGACGGTTTCAGACACGGCAGCATGTTCAGGTGTATCCATGTAAAGAATTTGATAAAGACCAATTAAGATCAATTGGTTGACGTCTTCATCTTTGGCTTTAAGGGGTTTTTTCAGTAAATGTGCGCGGATGGCGGCGAGTCGTTCCTGCCAGCGCAGTGTCCCCAAAACCAGGTTTTGGGTAAAGGCACGCTCGCGGCGGTCAGAGAATTGTGCCAACCCTTCTGCTAATGTCTGGCTGAGTGATCGACCATGTTCAATGACATTTAGACACATTTTCAGTGCGACATAGCGACTATTGGGTTGGTTATCGCTCATTCAGAAGTTGCTCCGAAGATTTCGCCTACCAAGTTTCTGGCTTGGGCAAAGTCATAAGCTGCCATCGCTTTTTTGCCGGAAGGCTGCAGTTGGGTGATGCGCAATACACCCGTGCCCGCGGCAACATCAACGCCGGTCTTGGCTACTTGCACCACTTCTCCAGGCGCCGTGCTGTTACCCCAACCTGGCAGATTTCTCATTTCATCTTCGCTAAGCGCTTTGGCTTGCCAAATGCGCAAGGGTTGTCCTTGGTATTGGGTGAAAGCCACCGGCCACGGGTTGAAGGCCTGCACTTTGCGCTGAATCACTTCTGCATCTTGTTGCCAGTCAACTTTCGCTTCTGCTTTATTGAGCTTTTCCGCGTAGGTGACCAGGCTGTCGTCTTGTTTGATAGGATTTAATGCATTGTTTTGGATGTCGGTCAGGGTTTGTATCAAAGCATCGCAGCCCAGTTTGCTCAAACGGTCGTGAAGTGTTTGCGCGGTATCCTCAGCGGTGATGGGCGTGCTCAAAGTGGTGAGCATATCGCCGGTATCCAACCCTACATCCATTTGCATGATGGTGACACCGCTTTCGGCATCACCACTTTCAATGGCTCGTTGAATGGGTGCAGCACCACGCCAGCGCGGTAATAGCGAGGCATGAATGTTCAAGCATCCGAAACGAGGCATGTCCAAAACGGCTTTGGGCAAGATAAGACCATAAGCCACCACAATCATGACATCGGCATTGAGCGCGGCCAATTCGGCTTGTGCATCTTCTGAGCGCAGGGTCTGTGGTTGGTAAACAGGGATGTCGAATTCAATTGCAGCTTGCTTGACCGGGCTGGCGGTGAGTTTTTGTCCACGCCCTGCTGGACGATCCGGCTGCGTGTAGACGGCAATGACATCATGTTCAGATGCCATTAAGCGCTTAAGCGGCGCCACGGAAAAATCCGGTGTGCCGGCAAAAACGATACGAAGGGGTTGTGTCATTGGCTGGTTCACTCGCTGTCTCGTTCCACCATTTCTTTTTTGTATTTTTGCATGGCGCGAGTGCGCTTCAACCCAGAAAGATGGTCAATAAACAGCTTGCCGTTCAAGTGATCGATTTCATGCTGGATACATACCGCCAGCAAATCCCTTGCTTCGACTTCAATGATTTTGCCGTCACGGTTCATGCCGCGCACAAGGATTTCCGAAGGACGATCCACCTTGCCGTAAATGCCAGGAATCGATAAACAGCCTTCTTCCCAGGTGATTTTACCGGCAGATTGGATGATTTCCGGGTTCATCAGGGCAAGTGGTTCGTTTTTGGTTTCAGAAACATCGACCACGATTAAACGCTGTTGTACCGCAACTTGCGGCGCAGCTAAACCGATGCCGGGGGCATCGTACATGGTGTAAAACATTTCGTCGATCAGCTTGTCGAGATCATCATTCATCTCCGCGATGGGTGCACAGACTTCGCGAAGGCCTTCATCAGGGTAAAGTACAATGTCGAGCGGTGTCATAATTCGTTATACTAGCTTCTTTTTGCAATTGACGACTATTATAGCCTATTCCTAATTTTGGCGTTATTTTGAGTCGATTGCGACCTTGTGGAATTGAGTTTCGGTAGAGATGAATCGGACAGGTACTTATCTAAAACTACACTTTGCTAGAGTAAAAGCCACGCAATTGGAGGCGATTCGCAGCCGTTTCGGATCGCTCGATAAAGCGGTTGAAGCTTCTCAGGCAGAGTGGGAAAAGTCCGGCATATTGACGCAACGTCAGTTGGAACGCTTGTTTGACGATGAGCTGTCCGAGCGTCTTCAGCAGGCGGAAGCCTGGGCGCAGCAAGAAAATCATCATATTGTATGCATCGAAGGTGAAGCTTACCCTCCGATGCTGGCAGAGATTTCTGATCCGCCTATTTTGCTCTATGCGATGGGCAAGGTTGAGCTACTGAGTGACCCGCAAATTGGGATTGTCGGTAGTCGTAATGCGACCAAATATGGCATCAGCATTGCCAAAGATTTTGCGGAGTACTTTACCAAAGTTGGGATGACGGTTACGAGCGGGTTGGCGAGTGGTATTGATCAAGCCGCACATGAAGGTGCATTGCATTCCGAGCGATTTCCCGGCACGACGATTGCGGTGGTAGCGACAGGGTTGGACCGTGTCTATCCGGCATCCAATCGAGACTTGGCGTATAAAATCAGCCAGGTTGGGGTGTTGGTGTCCGAGTATCCTTTAGGTACCAAACCTTTGGCACATCAGTTTCCGGAGCGGAATCGCATTATTTCCGGGTTAAGTCTTGGGGTGTTGGTGGTGGAAGCAGCGTTGAAAAGTGGTTCACTCATCACGGCGCGCTTGGCGATGGAGCAGGGGCGTGAGGTATTTGCGGTGCCAGGTTCCATCAATAGCCCGCATTCCAAAGGTTGCCATCAATTGATTCGCCAAGGTGCAAAATTGGCAGAGTCCGGGCAAGATGTGTTGGAAGATTTGTCTGGTTTGATCGAGTTGTCATTATCGGATGAATTTACTTCCCTGTCGTCTTCCTTTAATCAGGAAAAAACAGCGGAGAAGCTTTCTGAAGAGGGGCTGCTAAAGTGGATTGAATACGAACCCATCAGCTTGGATGAACTGTCAGTGCTGAGTAAATGGCCAGTGTCGGAAATCCAAAGTCAGTTGTTGATCCTTGAAGTGACTGGGCGTATCGAAGCAATGTCAGCAGGGCGCTGGCGACGGTTGAAATAATTTTACATTAGAGTTTGCTGGTCACACACACCGCGGTAGTACCATTGTCGGCGTAACCTAAGGCATCAAAACTGAGCTTGTTTGCCATCATGATGCCACGACCGTGGTTGTCCATTGCTCGTTCGAGAGAGAAGTCCATGTATTTTTCAAACTCGAACCCTTTGCCCATGTCTTTAATGCTGATAGTGAGTTTGCCGTCACCTCTGTTTAAATCGACAGTGACGAACTTTTCTCGGTGCTCGCTAGAAGTGAGCCGGCGCGAAATTTCGTTTTTTAACTCTCCGGTGGCAACAAGCTGGGTTTTTTCGTCGTAAGTGATGCCGAGATTGCCATGCTCAATGGCGTTGACCATCAGTTCCAACAGTCCCATGGCGATGGTTTCCGGTTCATTGGTCATCAATGCGAGGAATTGGGCGAGGTTTTTGGCTTCTTTAATAGTTTTGAAAGTGAACTGACCGCTTTTCAATAGCGGAGAAGGTTCTTTGATTTCATGTAAAGAGCGGGCGGCTTCACGATAGTTTTCATAGTCTTGTAGTGCCGCTGTGATGAGCGAAATCAGGGTTTCTTTGGTGATGGGTTTTAGCAAGTAGTAAAACGCACCAAGTTCTAACCCTTTCTGGATGTCTTCTTCACCGGATACGGCTGTTTGCAGGATAACGGGAATATGCTTGCGATCCGGGTCTTGTTTGAGTTGTTTCAGTAGATCGATACCACTCATCTCCGGCATATTGATGTCGGAAATAATGCACTGGAAGTGATCCGGAGAGTGGTTGGCAAGAATTTCACTTGCCTGCTTGCCGTTGCGGGCAATGGTTAGCTTGAAAGGCTCATCTTTTAAAAAGAACTCGAGCAATTTGAGACTGGTCAGTTCATCTTCTACCAGCAATAGGTTTTTTAATTTCATTGAAACCATGCTTTATTAATAGTGTGCGTTACTTTGATTATATAGAATCCCATAGAATTCTACGAGGGCAAAATAAATTGATAAAAAAATCAAATGATTATGATTAAAAGATATTAGAATACGCTATTTTTTTAACGCGCGAATTTAGATATTGCATTTCAATTTTATTTTTTGCACTCTAATAAAAAGACATCATTTCGAGACACTAAAGTATTATGACAAATCTTGTGATTGTGGAGTCACCGGCCAAAGCCAAGACGATTGAAAAGTATTTGGGCAAAGGGTTTACCGTACGCTCAAGCTACGGGCATATTCGTGACATCCAGAAAAAAGGTATGGGGATTGATATCCCTAATGGATTTGCTCCGCAATACGAGATTTCTCCAGACAAAAAGAAAACGGTTTCCGAACTGAAAAAATTGGCCAAGACTGCCGAAACGGTTTGGCTGGCAACGGATGAGGACCGCGAAGGGGAAGCCATCGCATGGCACCTAGCGGAAGCCCTGAACCTGAATGTTGCCGAGACCAAGCGTATTGTTTTTCACGAAATTACGCAGACCGCGATTCAAAAAGCCATTGCCGAACCTCGTACCGTTGATATGGATTTGGTAGATGCCCAGCAAGCGCGACGCATTCTAGACCGAATCGTCGGGTTTGAACTGTCGCCTGTATTGTGGAAAAAAATTCGCACCGGGTTGTCGGCGGGGCGTGTGCAATCAGTCGCCGTGCGCTTGATTGTCGAGCGTGAAAGAGAAATTGATGCGTTTGAATCCGAGTATGTTTTCCGTCTGCAAGGTAAGCTAGGTTTGCTGGATACTCAACAGAACACGGTAGGTGAAGTGGATGTGAAGCGCAATGCGGCATTCGACACGGAAGAAGAAGCGGAAAGCTTCTTGAAAATGTTGTCGCAAGGTCAGTTGAGTGTTGCCAGCTTGGAAGAAAAGCCTGCGAAAAAATCGCCAAAACCCCCTTTTACCACGTCGACGCTACAGCAGGAAGCGGCCTCTAAACTGGGTTTTTCCGTTAAGCAAACCATGTCGGTTGCCCAGCGTTTATATGAGTCTGGGAAAATCACCTATATGCGTACCGACTCGTTGAATTTGTCGGAAGAAGCATTGGCAAGTGCATCGAAAGTGATTGCGAGCCAATATGGTGATGCTTTTGTCCATACTCGCCGCTATAAAACCAAAAAAGCCGATGCCCAAGAAGCGCATGAGGCCATTCGTCCGACCGATTTTTCCGTGTCTGAAGTGTCAGGCGAAAGAAATGAACAACGACTTTACCAATTGATCTGGCGCCGTGCTATAGCTTCGCAAATGGCGGATGCCAGACTGAAACGCACCACTGTTGAAATCGCCATCTCCAATATGCCGGCGGAAAAGCTAGTAGCCAAAGGCGAGGTCATCGAGTTTGAAGGCTTCCTAAAAGTTTATCAGTTGGACGCTGACAATGAAGAAGGTATGTTGCCGCCAATGACTATTGGACAAGCTTTGAGCTTGGGGGCTTTGGTTGTGCGTCAGAGTTACTCTCGAGCACCAGCTCGCTATAACGAAGCCAGCTTGGTTCGTACCCTTGAAGAAATGGGGATTGGGCGTCCATCTACCTATGCACCGACCATTGATACCATTCAGGCGCGTGGTTATGTCGTGAAAGAAGATCGTGAAGGTCAGCCAAGAAATTATCGTCAA
This portion of the Hydrogenovibrio marinus genome encodes:
- the rsmB gene encoding 16S rRNA (cytosine(967)-C(5))-methyltransferase RsmB — encoded protein: MSDNQPNSRYVALKMCLNVIEHGRSLSQTLAEGLAQFSDRRERAFTQNLVLGTLRWQERLAAIRAHLLKKPLKAKDEDVNQLILIGLYQILYMDTPEHAAVSETVTLTQKLKKPWAKALVNGVLRNFLRDAETIQAEVDLKPAYKFSHPQWFTKAMRKAYPDDWQAILTANNEPAPLSLRVNTHFQPLETFKAALEAEGVACQTHPYSPAALVLEQALDITQLPTYDDGGFSVQDIAAQQAAYILNPQPNERVLDACAAPGGKTTHLLELANNQLDLLALEKEPERIERLSENLHRLQLDAEVDVGDASQPDDWWNGTRFDKILLDAPCSATGIIRRHPDIKWHRTMEDIEALVETQSDILRALWQTLKPGGRLLYSTCSVMPQENGLQMEAFLAETADAKEIPIEREWGFKQDLPGKQILPGSEGMDGFYYCLLEKSE
- the fmt gene encoding methionyl-tRNA formyltransferase, which produces MTQPLRIVFAGTPDFSVAPLKRLMASEHDVIAVYTQPDRPAGRGQKLTASPVKQAAIEFDIPVYQPQTLRSEDAQAELAALNADVMIVVAYGLILPKAVLDMPRFGCLNIHASLLPRWRGAAPIQRAIESGDAESGVTIMQMDVGLDTGDMLTTLSTPITAEDTAQTLHDRLSKLGCDALIQTLTDIQNNALNPIKQDDSLVTYAEKLNKAEAKVDWQQDAEVIQRKVQAFNPWPVAFTQYQGQPLRIWQAKALSEDEMRNLPGWGNSTAPGEVVQVAKTGVDVAAGTGVLRITQLQPSGKKAMAAYDFAQARNLVGEIFGATSE
- the def gene encoding peptide deformylase; translated protein: MTPLDIVLYPDEGLREVCAPIAEMNDDLDKLIDEMFYTMYDAPGIGLAAPQVAVQQRLIVVDVSETKNEPLALMNPEIIQSAGKITWEEGCLSIPGIYGKVDRPSEILVRGMNRDGKIIEVEARDLLAVCIQHEIDHLNGKLFIDHLSGLKRTRAMQKYKKEMVERDSE
- the dprA gene encoding DNA-processing protein DprA — protein: MNRTGTYLKLHFARVKATQLEAIRSRFGSLDKAVEASQAEWEKSGILTQRQLERLFDDELSERLQQAEAWAQQENHHIVCIEGEAYPPMLAEISDPPILLYAMGKVELLSDPQIGIVGSRNATKYGISIAKDFAEYFTKVGMTVTSGLASGIDQAAHEGALHSERFPGTTIAVVATGLDRVYPASNRDLAYKISQVGVLVSEYPLGTKPLAHQFPERNRIISGLSLGVLVVEAALKSGSLITARLAMEQGREVFAVPGSINSPHSKGCHQLIRQGAKLAESGQDVLEDLSGLIELSLSDEFTSLSSSFNQEKTAEKLSEEGLLKWIEYEPISLDELSVLSKWPVSEIQSQLLILEVTGRIEAMSAGRWRRLK
- a CDS encoding ATP-binding response regulator; translation: MKLKNLLLVEDELTSLKLLEFFLKDEPFKLTIARNGKQASEILANHSPDHFQCIISDINMPEMSGIDLLKQLKQDPDRKHIPVILQTAVSGEEDIQKGLELGAFYYLLKPITKETLISLITAALQDYENYREAARSLHEIKEPSPLLKSGQFTFKTIKEAKNLAQFLALMTNEPETIAMGLLELMVNAIEHGNLGITYDEKTQLVATGELKNEISRRLTSSEHREKFVTVDLNRGDGKLTISIKDMGKGFEFEKYMDFSLERAMDNHGRGIMMANKLSFDALGYADNGTTAVCVTSKL
- the topA gene encoding type I DNA topoisomerase — protein: MTNLVIVESPAKAKTIEKYLGKGFTVRSSYGHIRDIQKKGMGIDIPNGFAPQYEISPDKKKTVSELKKLAKTAETVWLATDEDREGEAIAWHLAEALNLNVAETKRIVFHEITQTAIQKAIAEPRTVDMDLVDAQQARRILDRIVGFELSPVLWKKIRTGLSAGRVQSVAVRLIVEREREIDAFESEYVFRLQGKLGLLDTQQNTVGEVDVKRNAAFDTEEEAESFLKMLSQGQLSVASLEEKPAKKSPKPPFTTSTLQQEAASKLGFSVKQTMSVAQRLYESGKITYMRTDSLNLSEEALASASKVIASQYGDAFVHTRRYKTKKADAQEAHEAIRPTDFSVSEVSGERNEQRLYQLIWRRAIASQMADARLKRTTVEIAISNMPAEKLVAKGEVIEFEGFLKVYQLDADNEEGMLPPMTIGQALSLGALVVRQSYSRAPARYNEASLVRTLEEMGIGRPSTYAPTIDTIQARGYVVKEDREGQPRNYRQLELTADGIDAETLTEMAGSEKNKLFPTDIAGIVTDFLVKHFGDVLDYQFTAHVEDEFDEIAQGKESWQQMLQNFYQQFHPRVEAAEDVSREEAGQSRALGNDPTTGKPMFVKIGRFGPYVQLGDGENDEKPTFASLVTGQKMDTIKLEEALELFKLPRVVGEAPEGFSASAIDGTVFSVEKGQEIIAKQGPFGPYLEYGPKKYAPIKGFDPLAITLEESMALIEAKIVAEAEKIVRVFEGTDVVILKGRWGPYITDVTTKKNAKIAKTEDPQKLTLEECQKRLDEAPEPKKRGRAAAKKTTAKKAPAKKVATKKAPAAKKS